One Amycolatopsis thermophila DNA segment encodes these proteins:
- a CDS encoding gamma-aminobutyraldehyde dehydrogenase, giving the protein MHQLRHFIAGDHVESADGAVAEIIDPVTGRPYCTASVGSAHDVDRALRAAATAFEDWRETTPGTRQVALLKIADAVERRADEIVRVESANTGKPLAVTTAEEIPMITDQLRFFAGVARALEGRAAGEYLTGHTSYVRREPIGVCAQVTPWNYPLLMAIWKIAPALAAGNTVVLKPSDTTPASTLLLAEIAAEFVPPGVLNVVCGDRDTGRALVEHDIPAMVSITGSVRAGTEVAGSAAADLKRVHLELGGKAPVIVFPDADLENAAGTIAMAGFFNAGQDCTAATRVLVHDDVHDEFVAALTRHAEATKTGLPDDPDVLYGPLNSAGHLAKVSGFVERLPAHATVHTGGKRARDEGYFFEPTVISGVRQDDEISQNEVFGPVITVQRVSGEDEALAAANGVEYGLASSIWTADHSRAMRLSAKLDFGCVWINTHIPLVAEMPHGGFKKSGYGKDLSLYGLEDYTRVKHVMTAW; this is encoded by the coding sequence GTGCATCAGCTCAGACACTTCATCGCCGGCGACCACGTCGAGTCCGCCGACGGAGCCGTCGCCGAGATCATCGACCCGGTCACCGGGCGGCCGTACTGCACCGCTTCCGTCGGCAGTGCGCACGACGTGGACCGCGCGCTGCGCGCCGCCGCGACCGCTTTCGAGGACTGGCGCGAGACCACGCCCGGCACCCGCCAGGTCGCGCTGCTGAAGATCGCCGACGCGGTCGAGCGGCGGGCCGACGAGATCGTCCGCGTCGAGTCTGCGAACACCGGCAAGCCGCTGGCGGTGACCACGGCCGAAGAGATCCCGATGATCACCGACCAGCTGCGGTTCTTCGCCGGTGTCGCCCGCGCACTGGAGGGTCGCGCCGCGGGGGAGTACCTGACCGGGCACACCTCCTACGTGCGGCGCGAGCCCATCGGCGTGTGCGCCCAGGTCACGCCGTGGAACTACCCGCTGCTGATGGCGATCTGGAAGATCGCGCCCGCGCTGGCGGCCGGGAACACGGTGGTGCTCAAGCCGTCCGACACCACCCCGGCCTCGACGCTGCTGCTCGCCGAAATCGCCGCGGAGTTCGTGCCGCCGGGCGTGCTCAACGTGGTGTGCGGCGACCGCGACACCGGACGGGCGCTGGTGGAGCACGACATCCCGGCGATGGTGTCGATCACCGGCTCCGTCCGTGCGGGCACCGAGGTCGCCGGGTCCGCGGCCGCCGACCTCAAGCGCGTCCACCTCGAACTCGGCGGCAAGGCGCCGGTGATCGTCTTCCCCGACGCCGACCTGGAGAACGCGGCCGGGACCATCGCGATGGCGGGGTTCTTCAACGCCGGTCAGGACTGCACCGCGGCCACCCGCGTCCTGGTGCACGACGACGTCCACGACGAGTTCGTCGCCGCGCTGACCCGGCACGCGGAGGCCACGAAGACCGGCCTGCCCGACGACCCCGACGTCCTGTACGGGCCGCTCAACAGCGCCGGTCACCTCGCGAAGGTGTCCGGGTTCGTCGAGCGGCTGCCCGCGCACGCGACCGTCCACACCGGAGGCAAGCGGGCCCGCGACGAGGGCTACTTCTTCGAGCCCACGGTGATCTCCGGTGTCCGGCAGGACGACGAGATCTCGCAGAACGAGGTGTTCGGCCCGGTCATCACGGTGCAGCGGGTCAGCGGCGAGGACGAGGCACTGGCCGCCGCCAACGGCGTCGAGTACGGCCTGGCGTCCTCGATCTGGACCGCCGACCACAGCCGCGCGATGCGCCTGTCCGCGAAGCTCGACTTCGGTTGCGTGTGGATCAACACGCACATCCCGCTGGTCGCGGAGATGCCGCACGGCGGGTTCAAGAAGTCCGGCTACGGCAAGGACCTCTCGCTGTACGGCCTGGAGGACTACACCCGTGTCAAGCACGTCATGACGGCCTGGTGA
- the panB gene encoding 3-methyl-2-oxobutanoate hydroxymethyltransferase, with the protein MSTTSGEPATPSGPGPATTGETTAPYGSGPAAGTPPVKKVRIPHLQELKRRGEPWPMLTTYDMYTAELFDEAGIPVLLVGDSAANNVFGYETSLPVTVDELLPLVRAVTRATKRALVVADLPFGSYQLSPEQALATAVRFMKEGRAHAVKLEGGRRFAPHVEALTGAGVPVMGHIGFTPQSEHNLGGYRVQGRGEAGAELVADALALQEAGAFAVVMEMVPAEVAKQVTHELRIPTVGIGAGPDCDAQVLVWQDMAGLRRGKAPRFVKRYADVAGALTQAATAFADEVRRGEFPAPEHSFH; encoded by the coding sequence ATGTCCACCACCAGCGGCGAGCCCGCGACGCCGAGCGGGCCCGGTCCGGCGACCACCGGCGAAACCACCGCGCCCTACGGCTCCGGCCCGGCGGCCGGCACCCCGCCGGTCAAGAAGGTCCGCATCCCCCACCTGCAGGAACTCAAGCGCCGTGGCGAGCCGTGGCCCATGCTCACCACCTACGACATGTACACGGCAGAACTGTTCGACGAGGCGGGCATCCCGGTGCTGCTCGTCGGCGACTCGGCCGCCAACAACGTCTTCGGCTACGAGACCTCGCTGCCCGTCACCGTCGACGAGCTCCTCCCCCTCGTCCGCGCCGTTACCCGCGCCACGAAACGCGCACTCGTCGTCGCGGACCTGCCGTTCGGCTCCTACCAGCTCTCCCCCGAGCAGGCGCTGGCCACGGCCGTCCGGTTCATGAAGGAAGGCCGCGCGCACGCGGTCAAACTCGAAGGTGGCCGCCGCTTCGCGCCGCACGTCGAGGCCCTCACCGGCGCCGGCGTGCCCGTCATGGGCCACATCGGCTTCACCCCGCAGAGCGAGCACAACCTCGGCGGCTACCGGGTGCAGGGCCGCGGCGAGGCCGGTGCCGAACTGGTCGCCGACGCCCTCGCGCTCCAGGAAGCCGGCGCGTTCGCCGTCGTGATGGAAATGGTGCCGGCCGAGGTCGCCAAACAGGTCACGCACGAACTCAGGATCCCGACGGTCGGCATCGGCGCCGGACCGGACTGTGACGCCCAGGTGCTCGTCTGGCAGGACATGGCCGGCCTGCGCCGCGGCAAGGCGCCGCGCTTCGTCAAGCGCTACGCCGACGTCGCGGGCGCGCTGACCCAGGCGGCGACGGCCTTCGCCGACGAGGTCCGACGCGGCGAGTTCCCCGCGCCCGAGCACTCCTTCCACTGA
- a CDS encoding cytochrome c oxidase assembly protein, translating to MSADRIFSAWTADVPALVFVVLLGAGYLWAARRTRPWPPSRTVAFLAGLATVLLVTCSFLGVYDDVLFWPRAVQVVVLLMITPLLLALGAPITLLLAVVPGERLRRWGRGPLARALTFPLVISVLLIVPPLVIYLTPLYELTLRHAAVDELVRLVLLGCGFAYFWTRLRVDPTPREDHHLVSFAISFTEVIVDAALGLVLWLGPLRAAGYYEALGRTWGPDLRTDQIIGAGILWIGGDLAGLPFVGALALRWLRADERQAKIADEEPAPQGLWWENDPALAERFKRDR from the coding sequence TTGTCCGCGGACCGGATCTTCAGCGCCTGGACGGCCGACGTCCCCGCGCTGGTGTTCGTGGTGCTGCTCGGCGCGGGCTACCTGTGGGCGGCGCGGCGGACACGGCCGTGGCCCCCGTCGCGGACGGTGGCGTTCCTGGCCGGGCTGGCCACCGTGCTGCTGGTGACGTGCTCGTTCCTCGGCGTCTACGACGACGTGCTGTTCTGGCCGCGTGCGGTGCAGGTCGTGGTGCTGCTGATGATCACGCCGTTGCTGCTCGCGCTGGGGGCGCCGATCACGCTGCTGCTCGCGGTCGTGCCGGGCGAGCGGCTCCGGCGGTGGGGGCGCGGGCCGCTGGCGCGGGCGCTGACCTTCCCGTTGGTGATTTCGGTGCTGCTGATCGTGCCGCCGCTGGTGATCTACCTGACGCCGCTGTACGAGCTCACGCTGCGCCACGCGGCGGTCGACGAGCTGGTGCGGCTGGTGCTCCTCGGGTGCGGGTTCGCGTACTTCTGGACCCGGCTGCGGGTCGATCCGACGCCGCGGGAGGACCACCACCTGGTGTCCTTCGCCATCAGTTTCACCGAGGTCATCGTCGACGCGGCGCTGGGGCTGGTGCTGTGGCTGGGGCCGTTGCGGGCGGCCGGGTACTACGAGGCGCTGGGGCGCACGTGGGGCCCGGACCTGCGGACCGACCAGATCATCGGCGCGGGGATCCTGTGGATCGGCGGTGACCTGGCGGGGCTGCCGTTCGTCGGGGCGCTGGCGCTGCGCTGGCTTCGCGCCGACGAACGGCAGGCGAAGATCGCCGACGAAGAGCCCGCACCGCAGGGCCTCTGGTGGGAGAACGACCCGGCGCTGGCCGAACGCTTCAAGCGTGACCGGTGA
- a CDS encoding undecaprenyl-diphosphate phosphatase: MSAVSYFEAIVVGALQGVSELFPVSSLGHSILIPAWVGGSWARDLSMGKDSPYLAVLVAMHVATALALVVFYRRDWVRIVRGLWTSVRDREVVNPDQRLAWLLVLATIPVGLAGLLLESALRDFLGKPVPTAIFLALNGVVLLAVERFARAERKPVPVTPVPGPSEVTRDFSAEVTMPMRIVTSEEAADRRLARLGVGEAVLIGAAQILALFPGISRSGITMVAGLRRGLSHEDAARFAFLLATPVILAAGVLKMPSLFASENSASLGPALVGSLVAGVAAYLALRFLTRYFETRTLTPFAIYCVVAGIGSLVYFVA; the protein is encoded by the coding sequence ATGTCCGCTGTCAGCTATTTCGAGGCGATTGTCGTCGGTGCTTTGCAAGGTGTGTCGGAATTGTTTCCGGTGTCCAGCCTCGGGCACAGCATCCTCATTCCGGCCTGGGTGGGCGGTTCGTGGGCGCGTGACCTGAGCATGGGCAAGGACTCGCCGTACCTGGCGGTGCTCGTCGCGATGCACGTGGCGACCGCGCTCGCCCTGGTGGTGTTCTACCGGCGGGACTGGGTGCGCATCGTGCGCGGGTTGTGGACGTCCGTGCGCGACCGGGAGGTGGTGAACCCCGACCAGCGGCTGGCCTGGTTGCTCGTGCTCGCCACGATCCCGGTCGGGCTCGCCGGTCTGCTGCTGGAGAGCGCGCTGCGGGACTTCCTCGGCAAACCGGTGCCCACCGCGATCTTCCTGGCGCTCAACGGCGTCGTGCTGCTGGCGGTGGAGCGGTTCGCCCGGGCCGAGCGGAAGCCGGTGCCGGTCACGCCGGTGCCCGGGCCGTCGGAGGTCACGCGGGACTTCTCGGCGGAGGTCACGATGCCGATGCGGATCGTGACCTCCGAGGAGGCCGCCGACCGGCGCCTGGCCCGGCTCGGGGTGGGTGAGGCGGTGCTGATCGGCGCGGCGCAGATCCTCGCGTTGTTCCCGGGCATCAGCCGGTCCGGCATCACCATGGTCGCCGGGTTGCGGCGTGGACTGTCCCACGAGGACGCGGCGCGGTTCGCGTTCCTGCTGGCCACGCCGGTGATCCTGGCCGCTGGTGTGCTGAAGATGCCGTCGCTGTTCGCCTCGGAGAACTCGGCGTCGCTCGGCCCCGCGCTGGTGGGCAGCCTGGTGGCCGGGGTGGCGGCGTACCTGGCGCTGCGGTTCCTGACGCGCTATTTCGAAACGCGCACGCTGACGCCGTTCGCGATTTACTGTGTTGTCGCCGGAATCGGCAGCCTCGTATATTTCGTGGCGTGA
- a CDS encoding ABC transporter ATP-binding protein: protein MSPNQAPTLAEKAAPAATTSAIRLRGLRKEFGSVVAVDGVDLDIAQGEFFSMLGPSGSGKTTVLRMIAGFELPTSGTVELAGRDVTRLAPFERDVNTVFQDYALFPHMTVQQNVEYGLRVKKVPRAQRRERARDALRTVHLEGFADRKPTQLSGGQRQRVALARALVNRPKVLLLDEPLGALDLKLRHAMQTELKQIQREVGITFIFVTHDQDEALTMSDRIAVFDAGGIEQIGTPSEVYEKPATAFVAGFVGTSNLLSGDSAEAVLGTRGVFSIRPEKIRLDADLSQPAAVGEVSATGTVTSTSYAGATVRYVVALDVGGRLSVVRQNVGAPLELADNRVRLSWRQEHNFRITE, encoded by the coding sequence GTGTCGCCGAACCAAGCCCCCACCCTCGCCGAGAAGGCAGCCCCGGCGGCCACCACGAGCGCGATCCGGCTGCGCGGTCTGCGCAAGGAGTTCGGCTCCGTGGTCGCCGTCGACGGCGTCGACCTGGACATCGCGCAGGGCGAGTTCTTCTCGATGCTCGGCCCGTCGGGCTCGGGCAAGACGACCGTGCTGCGCATGATCGCCGGGTTCGAACTGCCCACGTCCGGCACGGTCGAGCTGGCCGGCCGCGACGTCACCCGGCTCGCCCCGTTCGAGCGGGACGTCAACACCGTGTTCCAGGACTACGCGCTCTTCCCGCACATGACCGTGCAGCAGAACGTCGAGTACGGGTTGCGGGTCAAGAAGGTGCCCCGCGCGCAACGCCGCGAGCGCGCCCGCGACGCACTGCGGACCGTCCACTTGGAAGGGTTCGCCGACCGCAAACCCACGCAGCTCTCCGGCGGTCAGCGTCAGCGGGTCGCGCTGGCGCGGGCGCTGGTGAACCGGCCCAAGGTGCTGCTGCTCGACGAACCGCTCGGCGCCCTGGACCTCAAGCTGCGGCACGCCATGCAGACCGAGCTCAAGCAGATCCAGCGCGAGGTCGGCATCACGTTCATCTTCGTGACGCACGACCAGGACGAGGCGCTCACGATGAGCGACCGGATCGCGGTGTTCGACGCCGGCGGCATCGAACAGATCGGCACGCCGAGCGAGGTGTACGAGAAACCGGCCACCGCGTTCGTCGCCGGGTTCGTCGGCACGTCGAACCTGCTGTCCGGCGACAGCGCCGAGGCGGTGCTCGGCACGCGCGGCGTGTTCAGCATCCGCCCGGAGAAGATCCGCCTCGACGCCGACCTGTCCCAGCCCGCCGCGGTCGGCGAGGTCAGCGCCACGGGGACGGTCACCAGCACCTCCTACGCGGGTGCCACGGTCCGCTACGTGGTGGCACTCGACGTCGGCGGGCGGCTCTCGGTCGTCCGGCAGAACGTCGGCGCACCCCTCGAACTTGCCGACAACCGCGTTCGCCTGTCCTGGCGGCAAGAACACAACTTCCGCATCACCGAGTGA
- a CDS encoding ABC transporter permease has product MMLSKKTKYVLLAALVLGLAVIYVPLLVVLLNSVNADTTFGWPPSGFTLEWWRRAAENEGVLRALVTSLEAGLAATAIALVLGMMAAFALQRYRFFGKDTVSLLIILPIALPGIVTGIALNNAFRTILGIDLGLFTAIIAHATFCVVVVFNNVVARLRRLGGNLEEASMDLGADGITTFRLVTFPMLRSALLAGGLLAFALSFDEIIVTTFTLGAGLQTLPIWILDNLFRPNQAPVVNVVAAVLIVVSTVPVYLAQRLSGDTASGGRL; this is encoded by the coding sequence ATGATGCTGTCCAAGAAGACCAAGTACGTCCTGCTCGCCGCGCTGGTGCTCGGCCTCGCCGTGATCTACGTGCCGCTGCTGGTGGTGCTGCTGAACTCGGTCAACGCCGACACGACGTTCGGCTGGCCGCCGTCCGGCTTCACGCTGGAGTGGTGGCGCCGCGCGGCGGAGAACGAGGGCGTGCTGCGGGCGCTGGTGACCAGCCTGGAAGCGGGCCTCGCGGCCACGGCGATCGCGCTGGTGCTCGGGATGATGGCGGCGTTCGCGCTGCAGCGGTACCGGTTCTTCGGCAAGGACACGGTGTCGCTGCTGATCATCCTGCCGATCGCGCTGCCCGGCATCGTGACCGGGATCGCGCTGAACAACGCGTTCCGCACCATCCTGGGCATCGACCTCGGACTGTTCACGGCGATCATCGCGCACGCCACGTTCTGCGTCGTGGTGGTGTTCAACAACGTCGTCGCCCGGCTGCGGCGGCTCGGCGGCAACCTCGAGGAGGCGTCGATGGACCTCGGCGCCGACGGCATCACCACGTTCCGGCTCGTCACGTTCCCGATGCTGCGGTCCGCGCTGCTGGCCGGTGGGCTGCTGGCGTTCGCGCTGTCGTTCGACGAGATCATCGTGACCACGTTCACCCTCGGTGCCGGGTTGCAGACGCTGCCCATCTGGATCCTGGACAACCTGTTCCGGCCGAACCAGGCGCCGGTGGTCAACGTGGTCGCCGCGGTGCTGATCGTCGTGTCGACGGTTCCGGTGTACCTCGCGCAGCGGCTGTCCGGGGACACGGCCAGCGGCGGGCGGCTGTAG
- a CDS encoding ABC transporter permease, protein MSIAASVSGFLYRKPRLRLGMLLSAPLLWLGLAYLGALAALFVTAFWHTDTFTGQVVTEWSLDNFTTLFTDGVYRTITLRTLGIAVAVTVVDAVIAFPMAFYMAKFASPRAQRVLVIAVMTPLWASYLVKAYSWRIMLSGNGLVGWLFGATPGYGLAATVITLSYLWLPYMILPIYAGLDRLPDSLVEASGDLGARSWRTFRSVVLPLTFPAIVAGSIFTFSLTLGDYITVKIVGGANQMLGNVVYDNIGAANNLPFAATVATVPVVIMLVYLAAVRRTGALDNL, encoded by the coding sequence ATGAGCATCGCCGCCAGTGTGTCGGGATTCCTGTACCGCAAACCCAGGCTGCGGCTGGGCATGCTGCTCAGCGCGCCACTGCTCTGGCTCGGGCTGGCCTACCTCGGCGCACTGGCGGCGTTGTTCGTCACCGCCTTCTGGCACACCGACACCTTCACCGGCCAGGTCGTCACCGAGTGGTCGCTGGACAACTTCACGACCCTGTTCACCGACGGCGTCTACCGCACGATCACCCTGCGCACACTGGGGATCGCGGTGGCGGTCACGGTGGTCGACGCCGTGATCGCGTTCCCGATGGCCTTCTACATGGCCAAGTTCGCCTCGCCGCGGGCGCAGCGGGTACTGGTGATCGCGGTGATGACCCCGTTGTGGGCGAGCTACCTGGTGAAGGCGTACTCGTGGCGGATCATGCTTTCCGGGAACGGGCTGGTCGGGTGGCTCTTCGGCGCCACCCCCGGCTACGGCCTGGCCGCCACCGTCATCACGCTGTCCTACCTGTGGCTGCCCTACATGATCCTGCCGATCTACGCGGGTCTCGACCGGCTGCCGGACTCGCTGGTCGAAGCCTCCGGTGACCTCGGTGCGCGGTCGTGGCGGACGTTCCGGTCGGTCGTGTTGCCGCTGACGTTCCCCGCGATCGTCGCCGGGTCGATCTTCACGTTCTCGCTGACCCTGGGCGACTACATCACGGTCAAGATCGTCGGCGGCGCCAACCAGATGCTCGGCAACGTCGTGTACGACAACATCGGCGCCGCGAACAACCTCCCGTTCGCGGCGACCGTGGCGACGGTGCCGGTGGTCATCATGCTCGTCTACCTCGCCGCGGTGCGCCGCACCGGTGCGCTGGACAACCTCTAG
- a CDS encoding ABC transporter substrate-binding protein, translated as MRNSRTLRLIAGLMCAGTAVAACGTSSTSSSSGGGQAFTPPKLEALSQLGQPEGALNILAWPGYAENGSNDPKVDWVTPFEQATGCKVNVKTFGTSDEAVSLMKTGQYDVISASGDASLRLIAGGDVEPVNTGLVPNYADVYDFLKNKPWNSVNNVSYGVPHGWGANVLTYRTDKVSPAPTSWSVVFDANSPYRGKVIAYDSPIYIADAALYLMKTKPELGIKNPYALDDKQFQAAVDLLKQQRPLVSEYWSDYLKESQALKNGDAVVGTAWQVTVNLTQSEGAPLESTLPTEGATGWSDTWMVSAKSAHKTCAYKWLDHIISPAANAKVAEYFGEAPANPKACSLTADAKHCETYHAGDAAYAGQIWYWTTPIAQCVDGRTDVKCKDYGEWTRAWTEIKG; from the coding sequence ATGCGCAACAGCCGGACCCTGCGCCTGATCGCGGGGCTGATGTGTGCGGGCACCGCCGTGGCGGCCTGCGGCACGTCGAGCACCAGCTCGTCCAGCGGGGGCGGGCAGGCGTTCACCCCACCGAAGCTCGAAGCGCTGTCCCAGCTCGGGCAGCCCGAGGGCGCGCTGAACATCCTGGCCTGGCCCGGTTACGCGGAGAACGGGTCCAACGACCCGAAGGTCGACTGGGTCACCCCGTTCGAGCAGGCCACCGGGTGCAAGGTCAACGTCAAGACCTTCGGCACCTCGGACGAGGCCGTCAGCCTCATGAAGACCGGCCAGTACGACGTCATCTCCGCCTCCGGTGACGCCTCGCTGCGTCTCATCGCGGGCGGCGACGTCGAACCGGTGAACACCGGCCTGGTCCCGAACTACGCCGACGTCTACGACTTCCTCAAGAACAAGCCGTGGAACAGCGTCAACAACGTCTCCTACGGCGTGCCGCACGGCTGGGGCGCCAACGTCCTGACCTACCGCACCGACAAGGTCAGTCCCGCGCCCACGTCGTGGTCGGTCGTGTTCGACGCGAACTCGCCCTACCGGGGCAAGGTCATCGCCTACGACTCGCCGATCTACATCGCCGACGCCGCGCTGTACCTGATGAAGACCAAGCCGGAACTGGGCATCAAGAACCCCTACGCGCTGGACGACAAGCAGTTCCAGGCGGCGGTGGACCTGCTCAAGCAGCAGCGCCCGCTGGTGTCGGAGTACTGGTCGGACTACCTCAAGGAGAGCCAGGCGCTCAAGAACGGCGACGCCGTCGTCGGCACGGCGTGGCAGGTCACGGTCAACCTGACCCAGTCCGAGGGCGCGCCGCTGGAGTCCACGCTGCCCACCGAGGGTGCGACCGGCTGGTCCGACACCTGGATGGTCTCGGCGAAGTCGGCGCACAAGACCTGCGCCTACAAGTGGCTCGACCACATCATCTCGCCCGCGGCCAACGCGAAGGTCGCCGAGTACTTCGGCGAGGCACCGGCCAACCCGAAGGCCTGCTCGCTGACCGCCGACGCCAAGCACTGCGAGACCTACCACGCCGGTGACGCCGCCTACGCCGGCCAGATCTGGTACTGGACCACGCCGATCGCCCAGTGTGTCGACGGCCGCACCGACGTCAAGTGCAAGGACTACGGCGAGTGGACTCGCGCGTGGACGGAGATCAAGGGCTGA
- a CDS encoding helix-turn-helix domain-containing protein produces the protein MRFAPALWDQLFGDRAMTSAVYVDATLELAHRRFVAASRRPDADYALPESLLDLARAAIAPALAPSPATTITTASRTASATRSAQYATHTALADERGTAPRPAGTPQGFPGSKQHPAARDRPAITGRRTGAHTTSNAEGATARPGPADAAQHPTAEGGGHTTNPGRPGSAPPTTQTNSDTPAPGTHPNHPRPTETNHTTNPSQQNHPEPTANTTSPNHTPTRPTQTNSDTTAPATHPNHQRPTETNHTTDPNQQNHPRPTANATSPSHTPARPRRTDSDIVAGARLAVVEQHPAAGALFTLAELLDVSPFRLSRAFTREVGVPLTRYRNRVRVGRVMERLEGGEADLGYLAADLGFADQAHLTRTVKEHVGHTPAALRRLLGP, from the coding sequence GGTGACCGGGCGATGACGTCAGCCGTCTACGTCGACGCGACCCTCGAGCTCGCCCACCGGCGCTTCGTGGCAGCGAGCCGCCGGCCCGACGCCGACTACGCCCTGCCCGAGAGCCTGCTCGACCTCGCCCGCGCCGCCATCGCACCCGCACTCGCCCCGAGCCCGGCCACGACCATCACCACTGCAAGCCGAACCGCCTCGGCCACTCGCAGCGCCCAGTACGCAACGCACACCGCGCTCGCCGACGAGCGTGGCACCGCACCACGCCCGGCCGGCACCCCGCAAGGGTTCCCGGGCTCGAAACAGCATCCCGCTGCACGCGACCGCCCTGCGATCACCGGCCGGCGAACCGGCGCTCACACCACGTCGAACGCCGAAGGAGCCACAGCGCGGCCGGGACCCGCCGACGCAGCACAACATCCGACCGCCGAGGGCGGCGGCCACACGACCAACCCCGGCCGACCAGGTAGCGCACCGCCGACGACGCAGACCAACAGCGACACCCCGGCACCAGGCACACACCCCAACCACCCACGACCAACCGAGACAAACCACACCACCAACCCCAGCCAGCAAAACCACCCCGAACCAACGGCGAACACCACCAGCCCGAACCACACCCCGACAAGACCGACGCAGACCAACAGCGACACCACGGCACCCGCCACACACCCCAACCACCAACGACCAACCGAGACAAACCACACCACCGACCCCAACCAGCAGAACCACCCCCGACCAACGGCCAACGCCACCAGCCCGAGCCACACCCCGGCAAGACCGAGGCGGACCGACAGCGACATCGTGGCGGGGGCGAGGCTTGCCGTTGTCGAGCAGCATCCCGCGGCCGGGGCGTTGTTCACGCTCGCGGAGTTGCTGGACGTGTCGCCGTTCCGGCTCAGCCGGGCGTTCACGCGCGAGGTGGGCGTGCCCCTCACCCGCTACCGCAACCGGGTGCGCGTCGGCCGGGTGATGGAGCGCCTCGAGGGTGGGGAGGCGGACCTCGGGTACCTCGCGGCCGATCTGGGGTTCGCGGACCAGGCCCACCTCACCCGCACCGTGAAGGAGCACGTCGGTCACACGCCTGCAGCCCTGCGGCGGTTGCTGGGGCCCTGA